Part of the Halopseudomonas maritima genome, TTCTGGGGGTCCCCCCAAAGGAAAGTAATTGCCAATAGCACAGTTGCCAAGGTCAAGATATAGGCCACTAAGAGTAAGGGGGCTACGCGAGCCAGCTTCCCACGTGCGGTAAAAGCAAGTACCGAAAGAAGCATGCAAACACCATAAAGAGCAACGTAGTTCCTATGCTCAAAGTAGAGCTCTAGCATCAGGCTAGTCGACTCAATTAGGTGGCCTGCCAAGAACCAAAAAACTGCAAGAGAAAAAAACACATACCGCTTACGCAGCACAAAAGCAAGAATGATTACTGCAAGCCAGCACAGCCCTGCCCAGAGCACAGTAGGACCGAACGTCCTTATTCCGTAATAGTCATGAAAAGGCCCGTAAGCAGTTGGTGCTTGCGGGAGAAAACCACGATACAGGTACTCCCACATGATCACCCACTCAGTCATGACCCTGTCAAGAGGAGAAAAGCCTCGATACTCGTTGATCGCAAGCCAGTCAAAACGAACTGGCGATATATAAAAAAGCATGAAGACAAGCGGAAGTGAGAGCGTCACGCGTCTAAACAAATTCAAACCGCCGCGAATTGCTAGGGGTCTAACTACGAAGCAGTCTATCAGCAGTGCAAAAACCGGGATCAGAGCCCCGCTCTCTTTGGTGAATACAGCCGCGCATGTACCGAGACCTAGCAGCGCAAGCTGTACGACTGTTCCAACAACCGGCCGCTTATCCACTAACCTGTAAGCACATAGGAATCCCCACAGACCCAGCAGACCAAAGAGTGTTGCCATACCCGTCATACGCTGGATAGCGATAAGTGACGTTGACGCCAAAATTGGTAGCACCGCCCACATCAGCGCAGCTGCCAGCGCGATACGAAAGCGCAAACGCCGTTCAACGCTGCCAGTCACCGACAGCAACTCTCTTCCAAGAGCAACGAGCAATGTAAAGTTCAAACAATGAATAACAACATTGAAGGTGAGTACGCCCTGACTATTTTGCGGCCAGTCCGACGCGAACGGTACAAAACTCAGTAGCGCCACGGGCCGTCCCAGCGGCCCCGCGTGCCCACCAAAAACAAATGCTTGCAAACTAGCCCAGTCAACGATGCCAGACAAACCTTCCAGGTTCGAGTAGTCATCGTAATAGAGGGCCCCGCTGGTGCCAGGCCAATAGATCAACATCAACAAAAAAGCACAGAGAGCTACCACTGAAAGCCGAACAAGCTTGCTCACGCGTTGAAAATCCCCTACCAAGTGCATAAACAAAAACCCCGGCAAACAGCCGGGGTTTTTGACCCTAAGAGCGATCAGCCACGGCAAGAGCCCGGCATCCACTTGGTGGGCGTACCAGAGCAAATCCAGGCAGCGATGTTGTTGCGAGTTGTGCCGGAGGGAGTCAGAGTGACGGTGATAGTCTCTTCAAACTCACCAGTTTGGCTCTCAATAGTGATTACGCCAGTGTTAGCGACCTGCAGGTTCGTCGCGTACTGAGTGCCCACAAAATCGCTGTCGCAAGTGCCCAGCTGGTTACCAAAGCCGTTGGACTGCACGATTTCGGTCACGCAGGTACGCGCCGAGCTGGCAGCCAGAACGATCTCTGAAGCTTTAGCACGATTGGTGTAATCCTGGTATGCCGGCAAAGCAATAGCAGCCAGAATCCCGATGATCGCAACCACGATCATCAGTTCGATCAAGGTAAAACCCTTTTGAGCTTTCATAATTAACTCCATTAATGTGATGTAGCCTTTTGGCTGACAGTAAGCATGCAAGCATCAAGCCAAAAAAAAGAAACTGGCAACTGCAAGTAATACAGGTCATCCACAAGCCCCAAAACTCAGAGTGGCTGCGCAAACTCGCACATAAGTGACATTTTTCGTCACATTCGCATCGGCGCACGAGAATACTGATGCAATCGGTTCAATCCATAAGCAGCCTGTACTATAGTCAGCAAAACAAACGCATTCAGAAATCCGAGAACGTTAGTCACATGGAAACACCTGCTCTGTCCGGGCTAGCTCGTCGCATCGTGCATGAAGGCATTCTAACCGCCGAGGTCGCCTCCAAGGCTTCACAGCAAGCGGCTCAAGACAAAATCCCCTTTATCACCCACTTGGTGCAACGAAATCTAGCGAACTCCAAATCACTGGCCATGGTGTGCGCGGACGAGTTCGGCTATCCCTTTTTCGACTTGACAGCACTGGACAAGGAAGCTCAGCCCAAGGAGCTAGTCAGCGAAAAGCTAGTTCGGCAGCACAATGTCATGCCGTTGTTCAAAAGGGGGTCACGGCTGTACCTTGCCATCTCGGACCCCACTAACCAGCAGGCGCTTAGCGATATTCAATTCAACACCGGCTTAATGACAGATGCCGTGATCGTGGAAGACGATAAGCTACACGGCGCGATCGAAAAATATCTGGATAGCCCTACCGGCGGCCTGGGAGACATTGCCGACGCAGAGCTGGACGATCTGGACGTTCAGGCAGTCAAAGACGACGACAAGCCCGATGGTGGTTCAGAGGCCGACGATGCCCCCATAGTGCGCTTTGTTAATAAAATGCTGCTCGACGCAGTCCGCATGGGGTCATCAGACCTGCACTTCGAGCCATATGAGAAAGCGTACCGGGTGCGCTTTCGCACTGACGGGGTCTTGCATGAGGTTGCCAAGCCCCCTCAGCAACTTGGCGTGCGCATTGCTGCGCGCCTGAAAGTAATGTCGTCAATGGACCTTGCCGAGCGCCGCAAGCCTCAAGATGGGCGGATCAAGCTAAAAATATCAAAAAACAAAGCCATCGACTTCCGGGTGAACACCCTGCCAACGCTTTGGGGTGAGAAAGTGGTGCTGCGGATACTCGACTCTGACAGCGCCAAGATGGGCATTGACGCTTTGGGCTACGAAGACGATCAGAAAGAGATGTACTTGGCAGCTCTTGCCCGCCCTCAAGGCATGATTCTGGTGACAGGCCCAACGGGCTCTGGCAAGACCGTCTCCCTGTACACCGGTCTGAATATACTAAACACCGATGAACGCAACATCTCCACTGCAGAGGATCCCGTCGAGATTAACCTCGAAGGCATCAACCAAGTCAACGTCAACCCCAAGCAGGGACTGGATTTCGCCCAAGCACTGCGCGCCTTCCTGCGCCAGGACCCAGACATCATCATGGTGGGCGAGATTCGAGACTTGGAAACCGCCGAGATTGCGATTAAAGCCGCACAGACAGGCCACATGGTCATGTCAACCTTGCACACTAATAGCGCTGCTGAGACGCTAACCCGCTTACGCAACATGGGCGTCCCCTCCTTCAACATCGCAACATCGGTCAACCTCATCATCGCGCAACGATTGGCTCGCAGGCTATGCAAGACCTGCAAAACCAAGATGGAGGTGCCTCGAGAAACGCTGCTAGAAGAGGGCTTTTCTGCCGAAAAAATTGATGCGGGCATTACAATTTATGGCCCCGTGGGTTGCGAAAATTGCAAAGACGGTTATAAAGGACGTGTTGGTATCTATGAGGTCGTCAAGATCACCCCTGCAATGCAGCGCATCATCATGGAAGACGGCAACTCTATTCAGATTTCTGACGTCGCCCAGAGCGAGGGCTTCAGAAACTTGCGTCAGTCGGCACTCCTGAAGGTTCAGGAAGGAGTGACCAGCCTGGCGGAAGTAAACCGAGTGACCAAGGATTAAGTCATGGCGCAACAAGCAGCACTCAAAAAGAACCCTGCCGCCGCCAAAAAGGCCAAGGAAGAAAAGCTGTACCCCTTCAAATGGGAGGGCAAAGACCGCAAAGGCACAAAGATGTCAGGCGAGATCCAGGGCTCTAATGCCGCGCTAGTGAAAAACCAGCTACGCAAGCAGGGGATCCTGGTCACAAGAGTCAGCCGCAAATCAACACTGTTTGGCAAACGCGCGAAGCCGATCAAGCCCCTGGACATCGCTTTCTTTACCCGGCAGCTTGCCACCATGATGGAGTCCGGCGTACCCATCATTCAAGCGTTTGAGATTATTGCGGAAGGCGCTGACAACCCCAACGTGGCGAAGCTCGTTACAGAGATCAAGACAGATGTGGCGGCCGGTAACACTTTGGCCGACTCACTGCGCCAGCACCCCAGGTACTTTGACGACCTATTCTGCAATCTCGTTGAGTCAGGCGAGCAGTCCGGTAGATTGGAAGCTTTGCTTGACAGAATCGCCACATATAAAGAGAAAACCGAAGCACTCAAGGCAAAAATCAAAAAGGCGATGACCTATCCGATTGCGGTAATCGTAGTGGCCGTGATCGTAACAGCGATCATGCTCCTCAAAGTCGTCCCCAGCTTCCAAGAAGTATTCGCGAATTTCGGTGCAGAACTGCCAGCATTTACCCTATTCGTAATCGGTTTATCTGAATGGTTACAAGCCTGGTGGTTTATTGCCTTGGTTTTGATCATTGCGGCAGGGTACGCCTACAGCCAAGCACACCGGCGGTCCAAGGCTTTTCGCGACTTTGAAGATCGCTCTCTGCTCAAAGCCCCGGTAGTCGGAGAGATCGTTTATCAGGCAGCCGTGGCCCGCTATGCACGGACACTTTCCACTACTTTTGCAGCAGGCGTACCTTTGGTGGATGCGCTCGATTCGGTGGCAGGCGCCGCGGGAAACGTTGTGTTCTACAACGCCGTGATGAAGATCAAGGAAGATGTTTCCGCAGGCTCCCAGCTGAACTTTTCAATGCGCGCGACCAATGTATTCCCCTCCCTCGCCACCCAAATGGCAGGGATTGGTGAGGAGTCCGGCAACCTTGATGGCATGCTGGAAAAGGTCGCGGACTACTACGAAGCTGAGGTGGATAACAAGGTAGACAACCTAACCACACTGCTTGAACCTCTAATCATGTGTGTACTCGGTGTCCTGGTTGGCGGTCTGATCATCGCCATGTACCTCCCCATCTTCCAGCTCGGTAACGTCGTCTAAGCACATGCAGTTCAGCTCATATTTGGCCAGCACACCGCTGGCCTTTATTTTGCTCGCCGGCCTCCTGGGCCTGGTCATTGGCAGCTTTCTCAACGTGGTTATTCTGCGCGTGCCGCGCATGCTTGAGATTGAATGGCAGCAGCAGGCGCGGGAGATTCTTGAGCCGGACCGCGAGCACGCACCGCCAGCAACCTACAACCTGATCCTGCCACACTCGCATTGCCCCAAGTGCAAGACCGAGATCAAGGCCTGGCAGAACATACCGGTCATCAGCTACCTCCTGCTGCGCGGCCGCTGCGGCAACTGCGAAGAACCGATCAGCCTGCGCTACCCGGCGATTGAATTGCTCACTGCAGGGCTTTCCATGCTGGTTGCCTGGCAAATGGGCTTTGGTCTGGCAGCCGCGGGTATGCTGGTGCTCACTTGGGCGCTGATCTGCCTAAGCATGATTGACGCCGACACCCAGCTGCTGCCGGACATCATCGTCCTGCCTTTGCTGTGGCTGGGCCTGATCCTCAACAGCTTTGGCGTTTACACCGACCTCAACACAGCCCTTTGGGGTGCAGTCGCAGGCTACCTGAGTCTCTGGTCGGTGTACTGGCTGTTCAAGCTGATTACCGGTAAGGAAGGCATGGGCTACGGCGACTTCAAGCTGCTGGCCATGCTGGGCGCCTGGGGTGGCTGGCAGGTGCTGCCGCTGACCATCCTGCTATCTTCTCTGGTCGGCGCCATTCTGGGCCTGATCATTCTCAAGGCGCGCGGTGCTAACAACAGCACTCCCCTGCCCTTTGGCCCGTACCTGGCCATCGCCGGCTGGATCGCGCTGATCTGGGGTGAGACAATCACCAGCCATTATTTGCGTTTCGCCGGCTTCTGATTTGCCCCTCCAAGGCCCTTGAAGACCGGCGCCCTTAACGAAGGAACACCGGATGATCATTGGCCTAACCGGCGGCATTGGCAGCGGCAAAACCGCTGCCGCCAACCGCTTTGCCGCCGCCCACGGCATTCATGTCGTGGATGCTGACCAGAAGTCACGCGTTGTCGTTGAGCCGGGTCGTCCGGCGCTGGCGCACATCGTCGACCGCTTTGGCGACGCCATGCTGCTCGGCGACGGAACACTTAACCGGGCG contains:
- a CDS encoding pilin; this translates as MKAQKGFTLIELMIVVAIIGILAAIALPAYQDYTNRAKASEIVLAASSARTCVTEIVQSNGFGNQLGTCDSDFVGTQYATNLQVANTGVITIESQTGEFEETITVTLTPSGTTRNNIAAWICSGTPTKWMPGSCRG
- the pilB gene encoding type IV-A pilus assembly ATPase PilB codes for the protein METPALSGLARRIVHEGILTAEVASKASQQAAQDKIPFITHLVQRNLANSKSLAMVCADEFGYPFFDLTALDKEAQPKELVSEKLVRQHNVMPLFKRGSRLYLAISDPTNQQALSDIQFNTGLMTDAVIVEDDKLHGAIEKYLDSPTGGLGDIADAELDDLDVQAVKDDDKPDGGSEADDAPIVRFVNKMLLDAVRMGSSDLHFEPYEKAYRVRFRTDGVLHEVAKPPQQLGVRIAARLKVMSSMDLAERRKPQDGRIKLKISKNKAIDFRVNTLPTLWGEKVVLRILDSDSAKMGIDALGYEDDQKEMYLAALARPQGMILVTGPTGSGKTVSLYTGLNILNTDERNISTAEDPVEINLEGINQVNVNPKQGLDFAQALRAFLRQDPDIIMVGEIRDLETAEIAIKAAQTGHMVMSTLHTNSAAETLTRLRNMGVPSFNIATSVNLIIAQRLARRLCKTCKTKMEVPRETLLEEGFSAEKIDAGITIYGPVGCENCKDGYKGRVGIYEVVKITPAMQRIIMEDGNSIQISDVAQSEGFRNLRQSALLKVQEGVTSLAEVNRVTKD
- a CDS encoding type II secretion system F family protein, which gives rise to MAQQAALKKNPAAAKKAKEEKLYPFKWEGKDRKGTKMSGEIQGSNAALVKNQLRKQGILVTRVSRKSTLFGKRAKPIKPLDIAFFTRQLATMMESGVPIIQAFEIIAEGADNPNVAKLVTEIKTDVAAGNTLADSLRQHPRYFDDLFCNLVESGEQSGRLEALLDRIATYKEKTEALKAKIKKAMTYPIAVIVVAVIVTAIMLLKVVPSFQEVFANFGAELPAFTLFVIGLSEWLQAWWFIALVLIIAAGYAYSQAHRRSKAFRDFEDRSLLKAPVVGEIVYQAAVARYARTLSTTFAAGVPLVDALDSVAGAAGNVVFYNAVMKIKEDVSAGSQLNFSMRATNVFPSLATQMAGIGEESGNLDGMLEKVADYYEAEVDNKVDNLTTLLEPLIMCVLGVLVGGLIIAMYLPIFQLGNVV
- a CDS encoding prepilin peptidase codes for the protein MQFSSYLASTPLAFILLAGLLGLVIGSFLNVVILRVPRMLEIEWQQQAREILEPDREHAPPATYNLILPHSHCPKCKTEIKAWQNIPVISYLLLRGRCGNCEEPISLRYPAIELLTAGLSMLVAWQMGFGLAAAGMLVLTWALICLSMIDADTQLLPDIIVLPLLWLGLILNSFGVYTDLNTALWGAVAGYLSLWSVYWLFKLITGKEGMGYGDFKLLAMLGAWGGWQVLPLTILLSSLVGAILGLIILKARGANNSTPLPFGPYLAIAGWIALIWGETITSHYLRFAGF